ACCCCGCTGCAGTCCGGGACGCTGGCGAAGGTCGCCGCCCGGCTGGAGGCGTCGCCGCAGCAGGTGGCGCTGGCCTGGCTGCTGCGCCGCTCGCCGAACATCGCGCTCATCCCCGGTACGTCCTCGCCGGAGCACTTGCGGGAGAACATCGCCGCCGCGAGCCTGGTGCTGCCGGACGACGCGGTCGCCGAGCTGGACGGCATCGCGGGCTGAACAGTCCGGGCGGGGTACTCGGGATCCGTGAGGCGGACGCACGGAAGGAGCCGCGCGTGGCAGCGGAGGACCGGCTGCGGACGTACCACGGCAAGCGCGACTTCGAGCGGACCCGTGAACCGTCGGGGCAGCAGCCCCGGGCGGGGGGCGAGGAGCCTCACTTCGTGGTGCAGATCCACGACGCACGGCGGATGCACTTCGACTTCCGGCTCCAGGTCGACGACGTCCTGAAGTCCTGGTCGGTCCCGAAGGGCCCGTCCACCGACCCCGGGGACAAGCGGCTGGCCGTGCCGACCGAGGACCATCCGCTGGAGTACGAGGACTTCGAGGGCGTGATCCCGAAGGGCGAGTACGGCGGCGGCACGGTGATCGTGTGGGACCGCGGCACCTATGAGCCGCTCAGCCACGACCGGGGAGGCCGTCCGGTGGAGTTCGCGGAGTCCCTGGAGCGCGGACATGCCACGTTCCGGCTGCACGGGACGAAGCTGCACGGCGAGTACGCGCTGACCCGGTTCCGCAGCGGTGCGGACGAGGAGGATGCCTGGCTGCTGGTGCGCAAGGGCCCGGCGCGGTCGGACGGCCACGGCAGTCCCGATCCCCGGCGGGCCCGCTCGGTGCGCACCGGCCGCACCCTCGCCCAGGTCGCCGCCGACGGCGAGAAGTGAGCGGCGGTGCCGGGAGGGGGTTCAGACGCGCAGCGGACCGGATCGCTGGGCTCCGGCCCCAACTCGCCCGCGCCGGCTCCCTGTTCACCGTTCACCGCGGCGCCTCGTTCCGCTCCGCCTGTGCCCTTGCTCTCTGTGCTGCCGCACGGCTCCCCGTTCTCGGAGGACGCCCGGAACCCGGGCTGCCCGTTCCGGTGCTCGGGTCGCTCAGGTGTCGGGCAGCGCCTGCTCGGCCCAGATCGTCTTGCCCCGGCCGGTCTGTCTGCTGCCCCAGCGCTGGGTGAGCTGCGCGACCAGCAGCAGTCCGCGGCCCCCCTCGTCATAGGCGTGCGCCCGGCGCAGATGCGGTGAGGTGGAACTGGCGTCGGAGACCTCGCAGATGAGCGCGCGGTCGCGGATCAGGCGGAGCTGGATGGGGGGTTCGCCGTAGCGGATGGCGTTGGTGACGAGTTCGCTGACGACGAGTTCGGTGACGAAGGCGGCCTCGTCCAGCCCCCAGGTGGTCAGTTGCTCGCCGACCGCCTGCCGGAAGGCGGCGACCTCGGCGGGGTCGGGCGGGACGTCCCAGGTGGCGACCCGGTCGGCGCCGAGGGCGCGGGTGCGCACGAGCAGCAGGGCGACGTCGTCGCTGTGCTGGTCGGGCAGGACGGCCTTCAGGACGTTGTCGCACAGGGCCTCGAGGGAGGCGGCGGGCGCGCTGAGCGCTCTGCGCAGTGCGTCGGCGGCGCCGTCGAGGTCCCGGTCGCGGTCCTCGATCAGGCCGTCGGTGTAGAGCGCCACGACGGAGCCCGCGGGGAGTTCCAGTTCCGTCGCCTCGAACGGCAGCCCGCCGACGCCGAGGGGTGGTCCGGCGCT
The genomic region above belongs to Streptomyces sp. CG1 and contains:
- a CDS encoding DNA polymerase ligase N-terminal domain-containing protein: MAAEDRLRTYHGKRDFERTREPSGQQPRAGGEEPHFVVQIHDARRMHFDFRLQVDDVLKSWSVPKGPSTDPGDKRLAVPTEDHPLEYEDFEGVIPKGEYGGGTVIVWDRGTYEPLSHDRGGRPVEFAESLERGHATFRLHGTKLHGEYALTRFRSGADEEDAWLLVRKGPARSDGHGSPDPRRARSVRTGRTLAQVAADGEK